One Odocoileus virginianus isolate 20LAN1187 ecotype Illinois chromosome 6, Ovbor_1.2, whole genome shotgun sequence DNA segment encodes these proteins:
- the LOC110141688 gene encoding olfactory receptor 4F6-like, with product MSKENDSSVSEFVFLGLSTSRPVQNFLLAFSTVFYVIIVLGNLLVVITVTFDPHLHSPMYFLLANLSFIDLCFSTLTVPKMISDLYSECKTISFQGCVTQIFILHILGGSEMVLLTAMALDRYVAICKPLHYLTIMSPRVCLLLLCGAWAIGLIHSVVQLAFVIHLPFCGPNEIDSFYCDLPWFIKLACIDSYRMEFMVTANSGFISMGTFFLLIVSYVFILVTVWKRSSGGLCKALSTLSAHVTVVVLFFGPCIFVYMWPFPTVPVDKFLAILDFLVTPILNPAIYTLRNKDMKMAMRSLSSQLLSWRKVS from the coding sequence ATGAGTAAAGAAAATGACTCTTCTGTGTCTGAATTTGTATTCCTGGGGCTTTCTACCTCCAGACCAGTGCAGAATTTCCTCCTTGCCTTCTCTACAGTGTTTTATGTAATAATTGTTCTGGGTAATCTCCTTGTTGTGATTACAGTGACCTTTGACCCTCATCTACACTCCCCCATGTACTTCCTTTTAGCCAACCTctcatttattgatttgtgtttTTCTACCTTAACAGTTCCTAAGATGATCTCTGACCTGTACTCTGAATGCAAAACCATATCCTTCCAGGGGTGTGTCACTCAGATATTTATCCTTCACATCCTGGGTGGATCTGAGATGGTGCTGCTCACTGCCATGGCCTTAGACCGATACGTGGCCATATGTAAGCCCCTGCACTATCTGACCATCATGAGCCCACGGGTGTGCCTTTTGCTTCTGTGTGGTGCTTGGGCTATTGGCCTCATTCACTCAGTGGTCCAGTTAGCTTTTGTGATCCATTTGCCTTTCTGTGGTCCTAATGAAATTGATAGCTTTTACTGTGACCTTCCTTGGTTTATCAAACTTGCCTGCATAGATTCCTACAGAATGGAATTCATGGTCACTGCCAACAGTGGGTTCATATCCATGGGCACTTTCTTCTTACTGATTGTGTCCTACGTTTTCATCCTGGTCACTGTATGGAAACGCTCTTCAGGTGGTTTGTGCAAGGCCCTCTCCACTCTGTCAGCACACGTCACTGTGGTGGTTCTGTTCTTTGGACCATGCATCTTTGTTTATATGTGGCCATTTCCCACGGTGCCAGTGGATAAGTTTCTTGCCATTTTAGACTTTCTGGTTACACCCATCCTGAATCCTGCCATTTACACACTGAGGAACAAGGACATGAAGATGGCTATGAGGAGCCTGAGTAGTCAGCTCCTGAGTTGGAGGAAGGTCTCCTAA
- the LOC110141685 gene encoding olfactory receptor 4F4-like has product MENALSWGKNVVKYGVSLIKLEETELNGRSNQSVVSEFIFLGLCDSWELQAFLLVIFSSLYLITILGNIFIVLLITADLHLHCPMYFLLANLSFIDLCLSSVTTPKMITDFLKANKSISFGSCMCQIFFGHFFGGGEMVLLVSMAYDRYVAICKPLHYSSIMNTQMCIRLVMTSWIIGFVHSISQLAIIIQLPFCGPRELDSFFCDIPLVIKLACMDTYILEMLINADSGVLATICFILLLISYSYILFTLCHQSKDGASKALSTCTAHITVVVLFFGPCIFIYLFPLNITWVDKFLAVFYAAITPLLNPVIYTLRNKEIRNAIKRL; this is encoded by the exons ATGGAGAATGCTTTATCCTGGGGAAAAAATGTGGTCAAATATGGTGTCTCTCTG ataaaaTTAGAAGAAACTGAACTAAATGGAAGAAGTAACCAGTCTGTAGTGTCTGAATTTATCTTTCTTGGGCTGTGTGATTCATGGGAGCTCCAGGCCTTCCTCCTAGTgatattttcttcactttatttaaTCACCATTTTAGGCAACATCTTCATTGTTCTTCTAATTACTGCTGACCTTCATCTCCACTGCCCTATGTACTTCCTGTTAGCCAATCTTTCATTCATTGACTTATGCCTTTCATCAGTTACCACTCCTAAAATGATTACAGACTTTCTCAAGGCAAATAAGAGCATCTCTTTTGGAAGCTGcatgtgtcagattttttttggacatttttttGGAGGGGGTGAGATGGTGCTTCTTGTGTCAATGGCCTATGACCGttatgtggccatctgtaagccaCTCCATTACTCTAGCATTATGAACACACAAATGTGCATTCGGCTAGTGATGACATCATGGATCATTGGCTTTGTGCATTCAATTAGCCAACTAGCTATAATTATACAATTGCCTTTCTGTGGACCCAGAGAATTGGATAGCTTTTTCTGTGATATTCCATTGGTGATCAAGCTAGCTTGCATGGAcacttatattttagaaatgttgaTAAATGCTGACAGTGGGGTACTTGCCACCATCTGCTTCATTCTATTGCTGATCTCTTACTCTTACATTCTGTTTACTCTCTGCCATCAGTCGAAGGATGGGGCATCCAAGGCTCTCTCCACTTGCACTGCCCACATCACAGTGGTCGTGTTATTCTTTGGGCCCTGTATCTTCATCTACCTGTTTCCACTCAACATCACTTGGGTGGACAAGTTTCTTGCTGTATTTTATGCAGCCATCACACCACTACTAAATCCAGTTATTTAcactttaagaaacaaagagattaGAAATGCCATTAAGAGACTATGA